One genomic segment of Mastomys coucha isolate ucsf_1 unplaced genomic scaffold, UCSF_Mcou_1 pScaffold22, whole genome shotgun sequence includes these proteins:
- the Pex13 gene encoding peroxisome biogenesis factor 13 isoform X2, whose translation MNCYQRSSPVRSADLGPTLLTRPGQPTLTRVPPPILPRPSQQTGSNNVNTFRPAYSSFSSGYGAYGNSFYGSYSPYSYGYNGLGFNRLRVDDLPPSRFVQQAEESSRGAFQSIESIVHAFASVSMMMDATFSAVYNSFRAVLDVANHFSRLKIHFTKVFSAFALVRTIRYLYRRLQWMMGLRRGSENEDLWAESEGTVACLSAEDQAANSAKSWPIFLFFAVILGGPYLIWKLLSTHNDEVTDNTNWASGEDDHVVARAEYDFVAVSDEEISFRAGDMLNLALKEQQPKVRGWLLASLDGQTTGLIPANYVKILGKRRGRKTIELSTMPKQQPSFTSPSLIKGVTTTNSLEEQEAAFESVFVETNKVSSAPDSTGKNGDKQDL comes from the exons ATGAACTGCTACCAACGTAGTTCACCAGTAAG gtcTGCTGATTTGGGCCCTACTTTATTGACAAGACCTGGACAACCAACACTTACCAGAGTGCCCCCACCTATTCTTCCCAGGCCATCCCAGCAGACTGGAAGCAACAATGTGAACACGTTCAGACCTGCTTACAGTTCATTTTCTTCTGGATACGGAGCCTACGGAAATTCATTTTATGGAAGTTATAGCCCTTATAGTTATGGATACAATGGTTTGGGCTTTAACCGTCTCCGTGTAGATGATCTTCCTCCCAGTAGGTTTGTTCAGCAAGCTGAAGAAAGCAGCAGAGGTGCATTTCAGTCCATTGAAAGTATTGTGCATGCATTTGCCTCTGTCAGCATGATGATGGATGCTACTTTTTCAGCCGTCTATAACAGTTTCAGGGCTGTGTTGGATGTAGCGAATCACTTTTCCCGGCTAAAAATACACTTTACAAAGGTTTTTTCAGCCTTTGCTTTAGTTAGGACTATAAGATATCTTTATAGACGGTTACAGTGGATGATGGGTTTAAGAAGAGGCTCTGAGAATGAGGACCTGTGGGCAGAAAGCGAAGGAACTGTGGCCTGCCTTAGTGCCGAGGACCAAGCAGCCAACTCAGCAAAATCTTGGCCAATATTCCTGTTCTTTGCTGTTATCCTTGGTGGTCCTTATCTTATCTGGAAACTTCTATCTACACACAATGATGAAGTAACAg ACAACACCAACTGGGCAAGTGGTGAGGATGACCATGTAGTTGCAAGAGCAGAATACGATTTTGTTGCCGTGTCTGATGAAGAAATTTCTTTCCGTGCTGGTGATATGCTAAATTTAGCCCTCAAAG aaCAACAACCCAAAGTGCGTGGTTGGCTTCTGGCTAGTCTTGATGGTCAAACAACAGGACTTATACCTGCAAATTATGTCAAAATTCTTGgtaaaagaagaggcagaaaaacaaTAGAATTGAGTACAATGCCCAAACAACAACCGTCTTTTACCAGCCCATCATTAATTAAAGGAGTCACTACCACCAAttctttggaagaacaggaagCTGCCTTTGAATCTGTTTTTGTTGAAACTAATAAGGTTTCCAGTGCACCTGATTCTACAGGGAAAAATGGAGACAAACAAGATCTTTGA
- the Pex13 gene encoding peroxisome biogenesis factor 13 isoform X1: protein MASQPPPPPKPWETRRIPGAGPGPGPGPTFQSADLGPTLLTRPGQPTLTRVPPPILPRPSQQTGSNNVNTFRPAYSSFSSGYGAYGNSFYGSYSPYSYGYNGLGFNRLRVDDLPPSRFVQQAEESSRGAFQSIESIVHAFASVSMMMDATFSAVYNSFRAVLDVANHFSRLKIHFTKVFSAFALVRTIRYLYRRLQWMMGLRRGSENEDLWAESEGTVACLSAEDQAANSAKSWPIFLFFAVILGGPYLIWKLLSTHNDEVTDNTNWASGEDDHVVARAEYDFVAVSDEEISFRAGDMLNLALKEQQPKVRGWLLASLDGQTTGLIPANYVKILGKRRGRKTIELSTMPKQQPSFTSPSLIKGVTTTNSLEEQEAAFESVFVETNKVSSAPDSTGKNGDKQDL, encoded by the exons ATGGCCTCCCAGCCGCCGCCGCCCCCCAAACCCTGGGAGACTCGCCGAATTCCCGGGGCCGGTCCAGGGCCGGGCCCCGGCCCCACTTTCCA gtcTGCTGATTTGGGCCCTACTTTATTGACAAGACCTGGACAACCAACACTTACCAGAGTGCCCCCACCTATTCTTCCCAGGCCATCCCAGCAGACTGGAAGCAACAATGTGAACACGTTCAGACCTGCTTACAGTTCATTTTCTTCTGGATACGGAGCCTACGGAAATTCATTTTATGGAAGTTATAGCCCTTATAGTTATGGATACAATGGTTTGGGCTTTAACCGTCTCCGTGTAGATGATCTTCCTCCCAGTAGGTTTGTTCAGCAAGCTGAAGAAAGCAGCAGAGGTGCATTTCAGTCCATTGAAAGTATTGTGCATGCATTTGCCTCTGTCAGCATGATGATGGATGCTACTTTTTCAGCCGTCTATAACAGTTTCAGGGCTGTGTTGGATGTAGCGAATCACTTTTCCCGGCTAAAAATACACTTTACAAAGGTTTTTTCAGCCTTTGCTTTAGTTAGGACTATAAGATATCTTTATAGACGGTTACAGTGGATGATGGGTTTAAGAAGAGGCTCTGAGAATGAGGACCTGTGGGCAGAAAGCGAAGGAACTGTGGCCTGCCTTAGTGCCGAGGACCAAGCAGCCAACTCAGCAAAATCTTGGCCAATATTCCTGTTCTTTGCTGTTATCCTTGGTGGTCCTTATCTTATCTGGAAACTTCTATCTACACACAATGATGAAGTAACAg ACAACACCAACTGGGCAAGTGGTGAGGATGACCATGTAGTTGCAAGAGCAGAATACGATTTTGTTGCCGTGTCTGATGAAGAAATTTCTTTCCGTGCTGGTGATATGCTAAATTTAGCCCTCAAAG aaCAACAACCCAAAGTGCGTGGTTGGCTTCTGGCTAGTCTTGATGGTCAAACAACAGGACTTATACCTGCAAATTATGTCAAAATTCTTGgtaaaagaagaggcagaaaaacaaTAGAATTGAGTACAATGCCCAAACAACAACCGTCTTTTACCAGCCCATCATTAATTAAAGGAGTCACTACCACCAAttctttggaagaacaggaagCTGCCTTTGAATCTGTTTTTGTTGAAACTAATAAGGTTTCCAGTGCACCTGATTCTACAGGGAAAAATGGAGACAAACAAGATCTTTGA